In Juglans microcarpa x Juglans regia isolate MS1-56 chromosome 1S, Jm3101_v1.0, whole genome shotgun sequence, the genomic stretch tcacatttctTCAACCCAAGTCAAtgtcttaaattttcaaaagaattgaaaGGTGCAAGAGCTCAGGAGACATAAGTGACAATGGCCTAACAGGCATATATACCTCTTCTGAAGTAATGCAAAACATCTTCGAGACCTCTTACACAGAGGCAGAAGGACCATACTATGAAGTTAGATTCTAATTCTTTCTGAAGTTAGATTCTAATTCTTTCTGAAAAATGAAGTAAACATTGATTGAGAAGCCACACTACCTGAGTAAGATCTTGCAGAATCTCTTGATGCCTAGTCAAGGTGTGAGAAACCATTTCTGATCCCCCTGATGATACCCAAGCTTGCATCTGCAAATTTACCTGCTGGAGCTGTTTTAACAGTAGGTCTATCCCAGATTCAAAATCATTCTCTGAAGTATCAGTTTTTGCCATGCTCTTTGTAGAAACCACCTTACGATATGAATTCATTTGTTCATCCAACCGAGCTTCAAGCTTCCGAGCCTGCAATCACAGACGGAAATACTCACTGGAAAAATTACATTTACCACCTAGCAAgaacttaagaaaaataaaacgcACACAGTACAGCCCATGATGAATGCCCTGTTCAGtacatacaaaaatattaatcgGCATATACGTTCTTAGAATTATGCAGTCCtatcaacttataaaaaaaaatcattacaattttttttttttttttttttacttctaaaaaaaaaaaaagaattatgcGGTACTATCATCTGAGATCTAATACGCTAAATTGTTAGCTTAAAATGAGACAGGAGCTAAATCTGCAAAGAGAAGTTGGGTTGAAGAAGTTGGTAGACAATGTAATTATAGCAAGAAATTCTTCATTTATTTGTCGATCTACCTTCTTTTCCAATATTTGAGAGGTTGCGgtccatatatatagatacgCTTATATGGCCAATGATTGCAACAATTAGGATCAGAGATTAAATTTAGACGAGGAAAAGGCCATCTTTACCTAAGTTTTTTATATGTATGATAAGTTGATGATAAAATGTCATTGCCATCcgtggagaaaaaaaaatcccaagttTAAACAAATGACCAGGAAAATGGAAAAGTTCCCAAAGGAGGGAGATGcagaaatttcttttattataggTATGGCGATAATTGAAGCAAAAAATAAGGAATCACAAGCTGATCTCAGACATTCAATTTTCCACTCAGTAGAAACTCCAATTCCGGCTGCCGACAAACCGAAggacaaacaaaacaaaacaatcgAAGTTTAAACATCTGTACTCGCACAGTTCCGAACTTCCTTATTATATATTTCCCAGCAATCAAGGAGAATTAAAGAGAATGATTAAAGGAGGAGAACAAATCGGACCTGTTTGCGAAGGGCGTCCCATGAGCTCGGCACATCCATCGTTCCTCCAAATCCTCCTCTCTGGTATATTCTCCAAAGTTACActcctccctcttcttcctGTTTCTCGTAATTTTCTAAGAGATTTGGATTTTAGAGGTTGTTTGGCGACAGAGACAGATTGCCTGCTTCTTCTCATCGGCAATCAGCGATTGGACCGAGTGATTACATGCGTATGCGTTCTCCTTACTCCTTGGTGCTAATAAAAAGGGTAAAACAAATGCTGCTCCGTCCCCTCACTCTTACCGCTTACTGCTTGATGATGTGGCACTGGCACGTGGCGATCacgtgattaaaaaaaaaaaaaaaaatcccaaaccaaCTCGTCCCCTTCTGAAAGTGAAACCAACTAGTCCATTCCGTCCAATCTTTTTGAAACCCTGGAGCCCCAAATCTGTGATTCCTCCTTCCCACTCCGTCCGAGCATGTGCAAATCTAAATCCAAGCAACAATCCCTCCCGGTAACACTCCGTCCAAACCGAAGCAACCATCCCTCGCGGTAACAGTCCGTCCAAACACAAGCAATTATCCCACCGTAGAATCCCCGAGCATTTGGCGAGCAGGTTAGCTCTTTTCTGTTTGTATATCTGGTTCTATAGCTATAGCTTATTGGTATGCATACTTGGGAAATGGGCATTGAAATAATGTTAGATTCATCGTGGAATTGCTAAAATTTTGCGTAAATTCTGGTTAAAGTTCGATTTTTTGTATTCATTTTGGACTGTGGTATTCATTTGGAAGTTCGAAAATTTGAGATTGTTCAATACAAATGCTTTCCGTGGTTGTATTTTTGTAGATTAATGCCCTTCGGATTGCACTGAAAGCCTGATATGTCCCCATAATGTACAAGTACAGAATTCGTGGGACATATTAATAGTAAAGACGCCAGGAACGTACTGCGGAGGATGTAATCCTAGACCCATTATTTTTCGAGTAGTACTAGACATCAGCCCCTGTTCACTATACACCCCACACACCTGATgtgtatttctttcttttttctttttttttttttttttttcctttcaaaacgCACGGTTTGAAACACCAACCATTTCATTCGAATTTCACCCCATTCGACATTAACCCCGCGTCGCCGTCGCTCCTCCCTCTTCCTGGTGCCGCCATTCACTACCATTCCGTCTGCCCagctcctccctctctctctctctctctctctctctctgctttcgtttgtttttcttgtgcatttaattttgttatGCACTTGCGCTTGTGTTGTGCTGTGGAGTGGTAGATCGGAATTTCGTTTGTTCTTCTTTATCTCGTTTTTATCGGCAGCCATGACTGTTAATGATTTGTGTAGTTATATTTTCGGGCATTTTGATCTGCAAgctgtctcttttttttttttttttcttctttctcttcctgGGCATTTTGGTAGGCTCTGTTTTGTGGTCTGAATATCCGGTTGTCAGTGAAGGGAAATTCCATTTGGTGAAAAAACGGAGGGAGAGATGAAACCATTGCATATGTTTGTTTAGCAATGTGCTGTATATAATACGAGAAAGATTTCTTGTTcaattttgtattaatttatctcGGTGATAAATCTAAGCCTTAAAACACCAACTCTAGTAATATCTCATTCCTCTGGTACATGACCCTTAACAGTCTCATATATGCCTCATACTCTATGTACGGAACAATCATCAACATACTGAGAATCTTGAcaaaaattcttaataaaactCAACGATAAAGGAGATGGTTTCTAACATCCTAAAAtcctttatttaattttttttttttttttcaaaatacattGAAGAAGTCATATTTTCTCTTGTAACAATCTATTGGAAGGGACTAAAACACCAACTCTGTCTTGCACTTTCTGTTTTCAAAGTTTAGGCAGAATGACATATAGCATGCAGCACTTAACCATTGTAAGCTTGACTGGTCCTCTCATTCGCATTCTCAGTTTTAGTGTGAtgggagaagaggaagatggaatCCCACCCAAGCCTTCGACGTCAACCTCACAGTCGTATGTTGGTCCCATAAATCCATACTACCCACCATTAATGAGGCCtcaaaatacatattaaaatcCAAATGTCTACCATGTGGATAGCCAGgttgatgtattttattttttaataaattttgtttggCGTGCTTTTGAATCTAACAAATTGCATAATTGCAGCATCCTTTTGAACAAAATAGGCCTTACCCTCCGTCAAGCAATCCAGAGGAGTTGAGGCGAGTTGAAGAGTCATTTCAGGTatatttatgttaattgttCAACAAATTCGTTCTTGCATCCATCTGTTTTTCTAACAATGTGCTTGAATGCAGCAACCTTATATGTCTTACCCTCCGTCGAGTAATCCGGAGGACTTGAGGCGTGTTGAAACGACCCTCCAGGTATATTTAGACTTgacttttttaaaaacaatttgaACTATGTCCATGAATTTTTTTGACAACCTACTTGAATGCAGCATCCTATGATGTCATCTCCTTATATGCCCTGCCCTCCGTTGAGTAATACGGGGGACTTGAGGCAAGAAACGACCCCCGCTTCAACTGTGCCAACTAGTGCGGAATTTGAACAAAGTTTTCATTCTAATGGTGGTAtgtcactttttaaaaaattactttaatgaTGCCAATATTTAATTGATGCTAATCCATCCATACCTTCTCATTTTAAGAGACTGTATCCGATGTAAATGAAGAGGCAGAGGGGGAGGGTACCACTCTTGTCTCGAATGATGATGTACGAGTTGAAGCACCAAGATCCGGTATGGAATTTGCGAGTGAGAAAGAGCTCATGACCTATTATAAGCGATATGCCAAACAAGAGGGTTTTGGTGTAAGGACGCAGAGGACAAAGAGAGATGATGATGGGAGGGCTGTGTATGTGACAATTGGTTGTGCTCGTGGTGGCAAGTACCAACCTAAACACAGTAATATCTCAAGGCCACGGCCAACAACTAAAACGGATTGTAAGGCGAAGGTAAATGCAACCTTGAACAAGAATGACAAATGGGTTTTCACCACTGTTGAAAATGCGCACAACCATAGTACTTTGAGCCCCAAGAAGTCCAGACTTTTGAGATCTCACAAGTGTGTAGATGAATACAGTCAAATGATGTTTGATTTGAATGATAGAGCAGGTATTCGaatgaacaataattattttGCAGTTGTTGAGGAGGGAGGGTTTGAGAATCTTGAATCTCAAGAGAAAGATTGTCAAAATTTCATTGACAAGAAGGCTAGACATTTAAGGTTGGGTAAAGGAGGTGGTGAAGCACTTAATGAGTACTTtcagagaatgagagagatgaATGATGGCTTCATTTCTGTCATGGACGTGGATGATGAGGGAAGGTTACGAAATGTGTTTTGGGTTGATGCACGAAGTAGAGCAGCATATGAAGATTTCGGAGATGTTGTGACCTTCGATACGACGTACCTAATAAATAGGTATGGGATTCCTTTTGCCGCCTTTGTTGGTGTTAACCATCATGGGCAATCAATACTATTAGGGCAGGGTTGCTATCAAGCGAGGATATATGtacttttgtttggttgttcCAAGTGTGGTTGAATTGCATGAATGGTCAGGCGCCAAAAGCCATCATAACCGACCAAGATCAGGCAATGAAGAGTGCTATTGCCACTGTATTTCCCAAAACTTGTCATAGATATTGTTTATGGCATATAATGCGCAAACTTCCAGAGAAGTTAGGATCTCACTCCCAATTCAACGCAGGGTTGAAAACTTCCATTCAAACTGCATTATATGATTCACAGACCTGCACAGAATTTGAGGAGAGGTGGGGTCAACTACTTGAAAAGTACGATCTTCAAGGCAATAACTGGCTTCAATCCTTATACGACGAAAGGTCTTTTTGGGTTCCGGTTTACTTGAAGAATGTATTTTGGGCTGGTATGAGCACGACACAACGATCGGAAAGCATGAATGCTTTTTTCGACGGGTATGTCCATTCCGGTACGACTTTTAAGAAATTCATCGACCAATTTGATAATGCTCTAAGAAAGAAGGTGGAGGTAGAAGTAACAGCTGATTTCAATTCTAGCAACCAAACAATCCCCTGCGTGTCCCCTTTCAGCATTGAGAAGCAATTTCAAAAGTTATATACAAATGCAAAGTTTAAAGAGGTCCAAAGGGAACTGATAGGCTTAATGTGTTGTAATTGTACACTTGTAAGCACGCAGGGGTGCATTTCAACCTTTGATGTCTTGGATGAAATATGTATTGATGACCGCACCAAAACAGTCCACTACTCAGTTTTCTATAACGAAGAGGAGTGCAAGTTAAAATGCACGTGTGCATTGTTTGAGATGAGGGGGATTCTATGTAGGCATGCACTTAGAGTTTGTCAATTAAAGAAGATTAATGTGTTGCCGGATATGTATGTCTTGGATCGCTGGAGAAAGGATAAGAAGAGGAGATACACATTAATCAAAAGTTGTTATGATGACTTGCGGGATAGCGAAGACGCATGGAGGTATGAGATTGTGATTAAAAGATGTTTGAAATTAGCAACGCGTATATCCTCAAGTGATGAGCATGTCAATGCATTCCTATGCTATGTCGATGAGTTTGAGTCAAAGTGCGAAGGTTTAACAATTGGGTCCAAATCCGAATCAACAAAGGTCAGACCAAAGATAGTTGCGGATAAAGGTAAGAAGATATTAAGCTCTCATGTTGTCCGAGAGAAAGGGAGACCCCCAACTAAAAGAAAGGATCCGCCCATGGAAAAGATGGCAACGAAGAGAGAGAATAAACAGGTAATAATTTTATGctattaatagttagtatacCTTTTCTAATATATGtctaattttgttttggaatttagaCTTGCAGGAAAATCTTTGATGATGACACACAATTGGGTGACATCCTGAGATCTGATGCCAAACAATTTGATGAGGGGGTTGGTGTTGGAACACAAAACAGCATTGTCACACAATCGATGCCATCAGGAAATGACGAGGTCTTTAGCTCTTGGTTAACtgtcttttcaatattttttttattaaagcatgcatgcataattgaaAAGGTGTAATTATAGTTGTTTTCTTTCAGATGTGTGACCATATTGATGCATAATTGGAGATGCTATGTTTCATTTTTGTACGTCTTGGAGAGGGTATGGTGTAGTTTGTGAATATGCAAAGGTTTAATTTTTGTATCTCTTGGAGAGGGTATGGTGTAGTTTGTGGAGATGTTGTGTTTCATTTTTGTACCTCTTGGAGAGGCTATGGAGCTATGCCAAGGCTTTGATCACTAGCTAACATGCAAAGGtctgttttctttcctttttattttgaatctaaaaaatatactgATCTTTAGTAATTTTTTGGAGTATTTAGCAGTATTTAATCATGGGAATTTTTTCTAGAGCAATTAAGGATGCTAGTTATGTGCAGATTGGTGTAATAATGGTGTTCTTGTCAGTCCAAGCAAAGGTCTAAAAAATGCATTATGTTCCTCACGTCCCTTTTCCTTTTTACCTAACATGCAAAGGTTTGTTCCTCAcgtcccttttcttttttagaccTGGTTCTGAACTTTGTTTAAAACTTTGTTTGtagatataataattttccagatatattttcatcattatttgTTTGCAGTGGTGAGTATTTATGGAGATGCTGTTTACATTATTCTATCTGCAGTGGTGAGTATTTTCCTCATTATTGTGGTGTTCTTGTTATGGTTTATCATGAGACATATTTTCCTGACTATGGCTTTCAGTCTCTGATCTGTCTGTATCTGTCATTTTTCATATCTGGGTTTGAACTTTGGTAAACACTCTAGCAAGTATTTTGAATGGTTTTGTGTCACTTCTTTCGGATGGAGGATTTTGACAAGATTGGAGGGGAAGACAAGACCAGGATTTTCATTTGCTATGTATTTAGTTCTTGTACAACTTTAATTTGTACCTGTTGGAGACTAAGCATGCATTGATCTCTGTATAAGTTTATTTCATGTGAATGAGATGAGGGAATTTGGCAAGATTGCAAAATGGTTTTAATGGTTGTCTCTTGTAATGTTTTAATGGTTTGCTATTGTTCAGACTCCAGAGCGCAAACAAAAAGAGGAAGATCAGATGTAGATGATGTTAGGCTAGCAGGGGGTTAATTGAGTAACATAATAGGGAatcttatatatgcatatattttgAGTGAATGAGAGATGAAAGTACAGCTTGAGCCTTCGTGTGGACACCATTTAGGCATCGTTCTTGTATCATAATTTATGTGCAATTTTGCAAACATGTAGACAatatacaataaacataatgTTACCAATacgaatatataaatttcattgaaaagtaagtgcatgtttgggattgtggtgagaaaaaaaaaaattttttataagtattaaattatttttttgtccaaaattatttttatttttttaataagttggGGCTCAtagcttataacttaaataataagctCTATAGTTCAAAAGTCGTTTATTGTTTGATAAACATGTATCTAAAGTACTTTTAAAGTtagttacattaattttttaataatatatagttatatgcAGGAGCTTGTTGTATAAAAGTTcaatttggtgttttttttaaaaagtagtctttcaaattttttaggtgattaaagcactttttataaatttatcaaacatatcattttttctttaaaagagcttttaaatagttaaaagcacattttaaactttcaagtTCTATCACAAACAGGCTCTAAGGAAACCAGTCTAGAGTTAAGCTGTTTTCATTACACAATTTTTCATTGAAAGGTCATCACAAAGGTCACAACTTGAGAAGTACTATTATAATTGTTCCATTCAAAAATTTCCATCTACTCCATACAATgttatttaaatacaatttaTCTGAACAAGtcaaaactattacaaatttgaCTACCAGtaacacaataattttcaaacacaataattttcaattttccttATGAAgagttgtctctctctctctcatactttatcttctcctttttcaaattttatactCGTGCTGCAATACGTCATCctacatcttccaaactttATTTCCTCTTGTACGAATGTCATCTAGTTTGTGAAGTATatctgtccaaacaaaaaatttgcATTTTGCTTCTCTCTGCACACAGTAcaaacatttaattaaaatgataaaaaatcaaACTCAATAAGCTAATTAACATGATAAGTTGCTTTACCGGGTTATACACTAGATGTCAGATGCACTGAGAATGCCAGAACCTGAACTCCTTGACCATGTTGGATTGGATTCTATTGTTTACTTGCGTATATAATTGACAGGGTATGTAGCACTTGATGCCAAAATTGACTTGGAAGAAAGTTTATTGAAAATGTAGTACTTAATTATAACCTTGTGGTTCTCTAGTGAAACCCTAGTTTCTGAGTATTCATGCTTTCAGTTGAATTAGAGAcattaaaaattcaaacaaagaTTCGGGCCTTAAAACACAGatccttaaaaaaaagtttgggtAATAGAAAATGAACTTTTCCTACACTTTagcataataaaataagtcttgtaTCATCCAGTATATGGGATCATATTTTGTCATCCTTTGAACTACTTAGGTAacatatgaaagagaaaaaatatgtCTACTTTTGGTACGTTATCTCTTATTACATTAATATTCCTATGCAAAACATGATGAGATACAGATAATCAGAGacaactcatttatatataagaatggTCGTtgtattgtttccttttttatataaaaattctcAGTAATTCTTGTATGGTCTCCTCCTAATTGATCATCTCctccaaacaaaatttttaaactaaccTTCTAAACTTGCCCTACTTTTCTATTTCGCTTGCTTTAATCATTAGTCTTCGTTTCTGTATAATAAAGCAGGGATCGATCCAGTATCGATCAATATCGTTGGCTAAGCATGCACTTATAGTTAAGTATTCTGCATGCAAGTTCTTCCTGCTAGCTTGCTGCTGCTCAAACCCAGAAACTATTTCCCTGCATacaccctttctctctctctctctctctctctctctaattaaGTAGAGTACAACCACTAACAATATATATCATTGGGAGTACTTCATTTTGGCTCAACGATTTCATGATCATCACCAGGTTTTTCTCCCCCAAACCAATCAATTACTTCTATATATGCAGAAGATGTTGATGTTCAGGGAGGTCACATCTGGTCTCCTCCTAATTGATCATCTCCTCCAAACAAACTTTTTAAACTAACAGACTCCACAAACCAATCAAGTActtctatatatgaataacaGACCCCACAAACCAATCGAGATAAATGGACAATGAGAGACTACAAGCACTTATAACCCATAAAAATTTCGTCCAGATTACAatcaccaaatatttttccaagtaAGGAAACAGAACAAAAATTTCGTCCAGAATACAAAAGTAATACCCAGAGATCTGGGTAAGTATTCCTTAGATCCATTAGGTCAATGGATGAAAAAACaggtaataattttattaaggGAACCCGAGTAAGgaaacagaaagaaaattaCCTTGCCATGGCGAAAAACAAGCACGCGATTTTCCCCTTCTGCAGATCTTTGCGGCAAGAGAAAAACACACTTTACCGCAAATGAAGCAAGTAGATCCCTTCCGTAGATATCTACGATGAGAGAAAAACTCAATTAGGTCAAGTTGAAGGGAGGACGATCCTTGTTTGAGAATCGATATAGTAAATCACAGAGGAGCGAAAGAGGGAAATGGGAGTTGCAAAGAGAGTCggaagggagggggagctgggaCGAAGCACGGGGAGGGGGTAAATCATAGAAGGAAATTGCGATTTGTTGCTTCCGGGGAGTAGAGGCTGATGTGCAGAACTGGTTCACTTTTTAGTGAGCCTGGTTTGCCAGCTCAGGTGTGGGGTGTAGATTTACTAAACCGGCTGATGTgcaacatttttcttatttttctctcttgtcGATCATTCGACGATGGTAATTTTTCGTTGGCCGAAAAATGTTATTAATCATAGAATAATAACAAtgcattaaataattaataaatagtctcacaaaaaaataaaaaatagataaatataataaaaatttttataatcaaGCCAGTGcacatctaataaaatatttatatatcataatttgatttgtaatataaattttattaataatattataaatcaaattgtatcatttttttatgaaaatagatttcatttcatttaacgAATCGAAGTTACAGCTGTGACTTATTAATACAGGAAAAACTCGAACTACAAGCCAAACTAACGTAATCTGCTCTGGGATACCcccacacacaaatttctttataacgagtattgtcttaacttctaaaaaACTTCCTCCCAACAGAGATGAATGCTTTATTATAAAACGGAACTAAACGTACCATTTTCTAAAGAAGAGAAGTACTATCTTCATCCTCTCCCAAAGGAGGATTACTATCTTTCCGACTCCTTCGAAAGTAGGAAAGAGACTCTCATGCTATGGACACCAAGTCTAATaaccaatttctttttattattaagaaaacaaacactaaaactgaaaataaaccGAAAATAAAACACTGAGAAAAAAACATTGCTCGTAGGGCTACATCTCATTCCTCTCTCGCAGCCGCCgcccttcttctttctttttattttatttattttattttttactttttttggcTTTCTCCTACGTTGCTTTCGCCAATGACCCCCTCCCCGACACCTCAGTCGCTGCTTGTTTCCTCCACTGGCTTCGAGTTGCCCTTCCAATGTCTGGCTCGCTCGCCTCCACCACGACCATCGTCTCCTATCAAGTAGATATGTCCTGCGCCCCATTCCAAAAGGCTAGATCATGAAGAGACATATCTCCTAATTTGTTGTATCGTTCATCATCAATAATTGTAGCAATCTCTcccatttatttctatattgcaTTATTTTTACCTTCGGTAAATAGCTCATATGTTATCTTGTAATTACTACAGTTATATATTTCCTTGTTTAGTTCTCTGTACGGCTACATAGACTAGCTGTAAACATTATATTAATGGATCACTAGGTATGCTTTAGCCTTGAGTCTGCTAAatcttcttctactttttaaGTTGAGATCTGGTGCCCCGCatgattatttatattatatttttaatacttttcttCACGTGAGCCAGTAACTTTTTTAACAAATAGATTTaatatgtgaaatatttaattaaatagatagagtgtagagttaaGATTTAAACTTAATACTTCTACTCTGATATAATACTAtgtaaaatcatcatttattcaaaaagtttaaactgatgaaaagaaatagattttttttttattatttgtattatattcttaacaatatctaattaaaaaattcacagagaaatttgattttgaggCAACTCGCATGGACTAATCTTATatccaaacattttaaaaattaagaactaTTATAATGAACGGTAAGCTATCAGTATACTAAAATAAGAATAAGATGAAAGTATATAACatgagaaattattaaatattcttagatTAAGAATGATGATGTGAGAGTAAGCTCTTTGCAagcatcaattttaatttaaataaaattgttataaaataaattacaaactcTAAATCAGCAGCTGAAGTTGGAACTACACTTTGGGCAATAGGATGGGGTCCAGTCCAAGTCCAACAACAGTAAAGCCCTCTTCCCTTTGTCTGACTTTCCCCTACTTCGACCATGAAAATTACACTGCGTTTCAGAAGTTGAACGGTTACAATTGGCTCCCCTCGGGTACTGTAATCTGCACTTGCCTTTAGGCAGAACACAACACGCGCTCATCTCGCTTCGTCTAAAGAAccagaagaagaaagagagagtcaGAAAGAGAGTCCAATGTAAGTCACTGCcctttctttataaaatttatatgtagatttttcttttcgtcTAATGAAAGGGAAATCTGTGGTACCTGAAGAATGCTGGTGAATTCGCACGTTCAATGCGGCTTAAATTTATGGTG encodes the following:
- the LOC121244413 gene encoding protein FAR1-RELATED SEQUENCE 5-like isoform X2, with amino-acid sequence MSYPPSSNPEDLRRVETTLQHPMMSSPYMPCPPLSNTGDLRQETTPASTVPTSAEFEQSFHSNGETVSDVNEEAEGEGTTLVSNDDVRVEAPRSGMEFASEKELMTYYKRYAKQEGFGVRTQRTKRDDDGRAVYVTIGCARGGKYQPKHSNISRPRPTTKTDCKAKVNATLNKNDKWVFTTVENAHNHSTLSPKKSRLLRSHKCVDEYSQMMFDLNDRAGIRMNNNYFAVVEEGGFENLESQEKDCQNFIDKKARHLRLGKGGGEALNEYFQRMREMNDGFISVMDVDDEGRLRNVFWVDARSRAAYEDFGDVVTFDTTYLINRYGIPFAAFVGVNHHGQSILLGQGCYQARIYVLLFGCSKCG
- the LOC121244413 gene encoding protein FAR1-RELATED SEQUENCE 5-like isoform X3, with translation MSYPPSSNPEDLRRVETTLQHPMMSSPYMPCPPLSNTGDLRQETTPASTVPTSAEFEQSFHSNGEAEGEGTTLVSNDDVRVEAPRSGMEFASEKELMTYYKRYAKQEGFGVRTQRTKRDDDGRAVYVTIGCARGGKYQPKHSNISRPRPTTKTDCKAKVNATLNKNDKWVFTTVENAHNHSTLSPKKSRLLRSHKCVDEYSQMMFDLNDRAGIRMNNNYFAVVEEGGFENLESQEKDCQNFIDKKARHLRLGKGGGEALNEYFQRMREMNDGFISVMDVDDEGRLRNVFWVDARSRAAYEDFGDVVTFDTTYLINRYGIPFAAFVGVNHHGQSILLGQGCYQARIYVLLFGCSKCG
- the LOC121244413 gene encoding protein FAR1-RELATED SEQUENCE 1-like isoform X1, with amino-acid sequence MNGQAPKAIITDQDQAMKSAIATVFPKTCHRYCLWHIMRKLPEKLGSHSQFNAGLKTSIQTALYDSQTCTEFEERWGQLLEKYDLQGNNWLQSLYDERSFWVPVYLKNVFWAGMSTTQRSESMNAFFDGYVHSGTTFKKFIDQFDNALRKKVEVEVTADFNSSNQTIPCVSPFSIEKQFQKLYTNAKFKEVQRELIGLMCCNCTLVSTQGCISTFDVLDEICIDDRTKTVHYSVFYNEEECKLKCTCALFEMRGILCRHALRVCQLKKINVLPDMYVLDRWRKDKKRRYTLIKSCYDDLRDSEDAWRYEIVIKRCLKLATRISSSDEHVNAFLCYVDEFESKCEGLTIGSKSESTKVRPKIVADKGKKILSSHVVREKGRPPTKRKDPPMEKMATKRENKQTCRKIFDDDTQLGDILRSDAKQFDEGVGVGTQNSIVTQSMPSGNDEMCDHIDA